The following proteins are encoded in a genomic region of Mycobacterium sp. 155:
- a CDS encoding multidrug effflux MFS transporter, with amino-acid sequence MASSPHVDETTASQFDHSSRPPGRTRMILVLGALVALGPLTIDMYLPALPKIADELTVSSSVAQLTLTGTLAGLALGQLIVGPLSDSLGRRRPLMAGIVLHMAASLLCVVAPNVTTLGLARSLQGMGAAAASVVAVAVVGDLYTGSAAATVMSRLMLVLGVAPVLAPSLGAAVLLKGSWHWVFVALVVLAGALLLMAALALPETLPAAHRRPLHVRSILGTYAELLRDSRFVILVLVAALGMSGLFAYISAAPFVLQGRYGLDQQAFALVFAAGAVALIGSTQFNVVLLRRFTPVAITVSALSAASVAGLLFIGLAVGQIGGLAGFLLPVLAILAAMGLVIPNAPAVALSRHPDAAGTAAALLGAAQFGLGAAVAPVVGALGNGALALSVVMTAGVVIALSALLLVGARREDTAVGIVPAAVVEPA; translated from the coding sequence ATGGCATCATCGCCCCACGTGGACGAGACGACAGCCAGCCAGTTCGATCACTCCTCGCGTCCGCCCGGCCGCACGCGGATGATTCTGGTGCTCGGCGCTCTCGTTGCCCTCGGTCCGCTCACCATCGACATGTATCTGCCGGCGCTGCCGAAGATCGCCGACGAGCTCACGGTGTCGTCTTCGGTCGCACAACTCACGCTCACGGGGACGCTGGCCGGACTGGCTCTGGGCCAGCTCATCGTCGGCCCGCTGTCGGATTCGCTGGGCCGTCGGCGTCCGTTGATGGCGGGCATCGTGCTGCACATGGCGGCGTCGCTGCTCTGTGTCGTCGCCCCTAACGTCACGACCCTCGGCTTGGCGCGAAGCCTGCAGGGCATGGGTGCTGCGGCCGCGTCGGTGGTGGCCGTCGCCGTCGTCGGTGACCTGTACACGGGTTCGGCCGCTGCCACTGTGATGTCCCGGCTCATGCTGGTGCTCGGTGTGGCACCGGTACTTGCGCCGTCGCTCGGTGCGGCGGTGCTGTTGAAGGGTTCGTGGCACTGGGTGTTCGTCGCTCTGGTGGTGCTGGCGGGTGCCCTGTTGCTGATGGCTGCGCTGGCGCTGCCCGAGACCCTGCCGGCCGCGCATCGGCGGCCGTTGCACGTCCGCAGCATCCTCGGCACCTATGCCGAACTGTTGCGGGACTCCCGATTCGTCATCCTGGTGCTTGTTGCGGCCCTCGGCATGTCCGGTTTGTTCGCCTACATCTCGGCCGCGCCGTTCGTGCTACAAGGGCGTTACGGCCTGGATCAGCAAGCGTTTGCGCTGGTGTTCGCCGCGGGTGCGGTGGCGCTCATCGGGTCGACGCAGTTCAACGTGGTGCTGCTGCGGCGGTTCACCCCTGTGGCGATCACCGTGAGCGCGTTGAGCGCGGCGTCGGTGGCCGGGTTGTTGTTCATCGGGCTCGCGGTGGGACAGATCGGTGGCCTGGCCGGCTTCCTGCTGCCGGTGCTGGCCATCCTGGCAGCGATGGGATTGGTGATCCCGAACGCCCCCGCGGTCGCGTTGTCGCGGCATCCGGACGCCGCCGGGACTGCCGCGGCGCTGCTGGGCGCGGCCCAATTCGGACTCGGCGCTGCGGTCGCGCCGGTGGTCGGTGCGCTCGGCAACGGTGCGCTGGCACTGTCGGTGGTGATGACCGCGGGCGTGGTGATCGCTCTGTCGGCGCTGCTGCTGGTCGGTGCGCGGCGGGAGGACACGGCAGTCGGGATCGTCCCGGCGGCCGTCGTCGAACCGGCTTGA
- a CDS encoding MFS transporter, producing MFETLNARFTGHPASHNPWNALWAMMVGFFMILLDATIVAVANPTIMQRLGADYDGVIWVTSAYLLAYAVPLLVSGRLGDVYGPKNLYLAGLAVFTVASLWCGLAGSIGMLIAARVVQGIGAALLTPQTLSTITRIFPPERRGVAMSVWGATAGVATLVGPLAGGILVGGLGWQWIFFVNVPIGIIGFGLAVWLVPVLPTTPHRFDLLGVALSGIGMFLVVFALQEGHSHHWAPWVWGTLAAGVVVMAGFVYWQWVNTAEPLIPLHIFTDRDFSLANVGVATIGFAVTAMILPLMFYAQSVCGLSPTESALLTAPTAIASGSLAPLVGRIVDRSHPRPVVGFGFAAMAIGLTWLSIEMTPTTPIWRLVLPQVLMGVGMAFIWSPLAATATRDLSPRLAGAGSGVYNATRQVGSVLGSAGIAAFMTWEIARQMPGPAPVVPRAETAATVLPGFLHEPFATAMAQSMLLPAFVALFGVVAALFLRGSGEVAGAADDYAEDDADTDDGGDEPTDVLRVVGPANHYLPGYPDDDEYIEYTVAWEEPAPDPVTEPLPVPVVRPVDPLTSSVPPAAVPEADDPWQAILDQLMADMPANSSDELIGHAHNGFHVDSGQHFRRMEPPGGAHRRVNGNDYGGDPDDNRSYGRHSRPGD from the coding sequence ATGTTCGAGACATTGAACGCCCGCTTCACGGGCCACCCTGCCAGCCACAACCCGTGGAACGCGTTGTGGGCGATGATGGTTGGCTTCTTCATGATCTTGCTCGACGCCACCATCGTGGCCGTCGCCAACCCGACCATCATGCAGCGCCTAGGGGCCGACTACGACGGCGTGATTTGGGTCACCAGCGCCTACCTGCTGGCCTATGCCGTGCCGCTGCTGGTGTCCGGTCGTCTCGGCGACGTGTACGGACCGAAGAACCTCTACCTTGCCGGGCTGGCGGTTTTCACCGTGGCGTCGCTGTGGTGCGGGCTGGCCGGCAGCATCGGGATGCTGATTGCCGCGCGGGTCGTGCAGGGCATCGGTGCAGCTTTGCTGACACCCCAGACCCTCTCGACCATCACCCGGATCTTCCCGCCGGAGCGGCGCGGTGTGGCGATGAGTGTGTGGGGTGCGACGGCCGGCGTGGCCACGTTGGTCGGTCCGCTGGCGGGCGGCATCCTGGTCGGCGGGCTGGGCTGGCAGTGGATCTTCTTCGTGAACGTGCCGATCGGGATCATCGGATTCGGTCTGGCGGTCTGGCTGGTGCCGGTGTTGCCGACCACCCCGCACCGGTTCGATCTGCTCGGCGTTGCGTTGTCCGGCATCGGCATGTTCCTCGTCGTGTTCGCCCTGCAGGAGGGACATTCCCACCACTGGGCGCCCTGGGTGTGGGGCACGCTGGCCGCCGGCGTCGTAGTGATGGCCGGCTTCGTTTACTGGCAGTGGGTCAACACCGCCGAACCGCTGATCCCGTTGCACATCTTCACCGATCGGGATTTCAGCCTGGCCAATGTCGGGGTTGCGACCATCGGATTCGCCGTGACGGCGATGATCTTGCCGCTGATGTTCTATGCGCAGTCGGTGTGTGGGCTGTCTCCGACCGAGTCAGCGCTGCTGACCGCCCCGACGGCAATCGCCAGCGGATCCCTGGCCCCGCTGGTGGGCCGCATCGTCGACCGCTCGCACCCGCGGCCGGTGGTCGGTTTCGGCTTTGCCGCCATGGCGATCGGCCTGACTTGGCTGTCGATCGAGATGACTCCGACCACGCCGATCTGGCGGCTGGTGTTGCCGCAGGTGTTGATGGGCGTGGGGATGGCATTCATCTGGTCGCCGCTGGCCGCCACCGCGACCCGCGACCTGTCGCCGCGCCTGGCCGGCGCCGGCTCGGGTGTGTACAACGCCACCCGGCAGGTGGGGTCGGTCCTGGGCAGCGCCGGCATCGCGGCCTTCATGACATGGGAGATCGCGCGGCAAATGCCGGGGCCCGCCCCGGTGGTGCCGCGGGCCGAGACGGCCGCGACGGTCCTGCCGGGATTCCTGCACGAGCCGTTCGCCACGGCGATGGCGCAGTCCATGCTGCTGCCGGCCTTCGTCGCGCTCTTCGGCGTGGTTGCGGCGTTGTTCCTGCGCGGCTCCGGCGAGGTTGCCGGCGCGGCCGACGACTATGCCGAAGACGATGCCGACACCGACGACGGCGGTGACGAGCCGACCGACGTACTGCGCGTGGTGGGCCCGGCCAACCACTACCTGCCCGGGTATCCCGACGACGACGAGTACATCGAGTACACCGTGGCGTGGGAAGAGCCCGCGCCGGATCCGGTGACAGAGCCGCTGCCTGTGCCAGTTGTCCGTCCGGTCGATCCGCTGACGTCCTCGGTACCGCCCGCTGCCGTCCCCGAGGCCGACGATCCGTGGCAGGCAATTCTCGATCAGCTCATGGCCGATATGCCGGCGAATTCGTCTGATGAGCTGATCGGTCACGCGCACAACGGGTTTCATGTCGATTCCGGGCAGCATTTCCGGCGGATGGAACCGCCGGGCGGGGCACACCGGCGGGTCAACGGCAATGACTATGGCGGAGACCCCGACGACAACCGGTCCTACGGCCGGCATTCGCGCCCGGGGGATTAG
- a CDS encoding TM0106 family RecB-like putative nuclease, with amino-acid sequence MFVTEDRREGRTVIYSASDLAAAARCEYALLRSFDARLGWGPAPSGDDELLARTAQLGDEHEQRHLDELRFDTSVTVIGRPAYTVAGLTAAAEQTLDAVRRRAPVIYQAAMFDGRFAGFADFLVLTGSGAGERYKLRDTKLARSVKVEALLQLAAYHQTLTAAGVPVDDEVELVLGDSAVASYPVDELLGVYRPRRDALQRLLDEHLATGRPVSWDDNVRACFRCPECAEQVSAHDDLLLVAGMRVSQRARLIDSGITTVAELARHEGPVAGLHPRILTNLTAQARLQRAEQVDGKPPFQVIDAQPLMQLPDPDKGDLFFDFEGDPLWTDDGRQWGLEYMFGVLGTKAEDFHPLWAHDRAEERQALRDFLKLVRQRRKRYPNMHIYHYAAYEKTALLRLAGRYGEGEDAVDELLRSGVLVDLYPLVRKSIRVGTKNYSLKSLEPLYMGAQLRSGDVTTATDSITQYAKYCALRADERHDDAALVLKEIEDYNRYDCVSTRNLRDWLINRAIESAVPPLGPQPVIDGGPTEPEDELARTLRRFVGDGERRPEQQAVAMTSAARGYHRREDKPYWWGHFDRLNHPVDEWADSTGVFVVETATVVTDWHTPPRARKPQRQVLLRGMLANGELGREMYALYDLQRRAFGSVQVLDCDDPAAPTEVLVTEREPKGGTVFDQTPFALTPGPPIRTTALRESIETTATQIAAGLPRLPATGVVDVLLRRPPRTRSGAPIPHDDRRVEEQITAALLDLDSSYLAVHGPPGTGKTYTAAAVIARLVNEHRWRVGVVAQSHAVVENLFRDIVKASVDAARVAKKGRNDDPCWTELDEKDYPAFISDHQGCVIGGTAWDFANAARVPPGGLDLLVVEEAGQYSLANTIAVAPAAANLLLLGDPQQLPQVSAGTHPEPVDTSALGWLVGDHHTLPTELGYFLDRSYRMHPTVCAAVSRLSYAGRLYSVDTMTGARRLDGCEPGVRLLTIEHDGNATDSPEEAGAIVTEVGRLLGSTWTDENGSGPLTQEQVLVVTPYNAQVVMLRRQLDAAGLTEVRAGTVDKFQGQQAPVVFISMVASSIDDVPRGISFLLNRNRLNVAVSRAKYTAVIVRSAALTDYLPATPAGIVELGAFLALGER; translated from the coding sequence GTGTTCGTCACCGAGGACCGCCGGGAAGGTCGGACGGTCATCTACAGCGCCTCGGACCTCGCCGCAGCGGCGCGTTGCGAATACGCGTTGCTGCGCTCGTTCGACGCCCGGCTCGGGTGGGGTCCGGCGCCTTCCGGTGACGACGAATTGCTTGCTCGCACCGCGCAACTCGGCGACGAGCACGAGCAGCGTCACCTCGACGAGCTGCGCTTCGACACTTCTGTGACGGTGATCGGCAGGCCCGCCTACACGGTTGCGGGGCTGACTGCCGCCGCCGAACAGACCCTCGATGCCGTGCGCCGCCGCGCTCCCGTGATCTATCAGGCCGCGATGTTCGACGGCCGGTTCGCAGGCTTCGCCGACTTTTTGGTGTTGACCGGATCTGGGGCCGGCGAACGCTACAAGTTGCGCGACACCAAACTGGCCCGCTCCGTGAAGGTCGAGGCGCTGCTACAACTCGCGGCCTATCACCAGACGTTGACCGCGGCAGGTGTGCCGGTCGACGATGAGGTCGAGCTGGTGCTGGGCGACAGTGCCGTCGCGTCCTACCCGGTCGACGAACTACTCGGCGTGTACCGGCCGCGCCGCGACGCCCTGCAGCGTCTGCTCGACGAGCACCTGGCTACCGGCCGGCCGGTCAGTTGGGACGACAATGTCCGGGCGTGCTTCCGGTGCCCGGAATGCGCCGAGCAGGTCAGCGCACACGACGATCTGTTGCTGGTCGCGGGTATGAGGGTGAGCCAGCGGGCCCGGCTGATCGACTCGGGCATCACCACGGTGGCCGAACTCGCCCGCCACGAGGGCCCCGTCGCCGGTCTGCATCCCCGCATCCTGACCAATCTGACCGCGCAGGCGCGGTTGCAGCGCGCCGAGCAGGTCGACGGCAAGCCACCGTTCCAGGTGATCGATGCCCAGCCGCTCATGCAACTGCCCGACCCGGACAAGGGCGATCTGTTCTTCGACTTCGAGGGCGACCCGCTGTGGACCGACGACGGCAGGCAGTGGGGTCTGGAATACATGTTCGGTGTGCTCGGCACCAAGGCCGAGGACTTTCACCCGCTGTGGGCACACGACCGCGCCGAGGAACGCCAGGCGCTGCGCGATTTTCTCAAGCTCGTGCGCCAGCGGCGCAAGCGCTACCCGAACATGCACATCTACCACTACGCGGCCTACGAGAAGACGGCCCTGCTGCGGCTGGCCGGACGCTACGGCGAAGGCGAGGACGCCGTCGACGAGTTGCTCCGCAGCGGCGTACTGGTCGACCTGTATCCATTGGTGCGCAAGAGTATTCGCGTCGGAACGAAGAACTACAGCCTGAAATCGCTTGAACCGCTGTACATGGGAGCGCAGCTGCGCAGCGGGGACGTCACTACGGCCACCGACTCCATCACCCAGTACGCAAAGTACTGTGCCCTGCGCGCCGATGAGCGCCACGACGACGCAGCGCTCGTACTCAAAGAGATCGAGGACTACAACCGGTATGACTGCGTCTCTACTCGCAACCTGCGTGACTGGCTGATCAACCGGGCCATCGAGTCGGCCGTGCCGCCCCTGGGCCCCCAACCCGTGATCGACGGGGGCCCAACCGAGCCCGAGGACGAGTTGGCGCGCACTCTGAGACGGTTTGTCGGCGACGGCGAACGCCGCCCCGAGCAGCAGGCGGTGGCGATGACCTCAGCCGCCCGGGGCTACCACCGCCGTGAAGACAAGCCGTACTGGTGGGGGCATTTCGATCGGCTGAACCATCCGGTCGACGAATGGGCCGACAGCACCGGGGTTTTCGTCGTCGAGACGGCGACCGTCGTCACCGACTGGCACACCCCGCCCCGGGCCCGCAAACCGCAACGGCAGGTGCTGCTGCGCGGCATGCTGGCCAACGGCGAGCTGGGCCGGGAGATGTATGCGCTCTATGATCTGCAGCGCAGGGCGTTCGGATCGGTGCAGGTGCTGGACTGCGACGACCCGGCCGCACCCACCGAGGTGCTGGTCACCGAGCGGGAACCCAAGGGCGGCACCGTATTCGATCAGACGCCGTTCGCGTTGACGCCGGGGCCGCCGATCCGTACCACGGCGCTGCGTGAATCCATCGAAACCACGGCGACCCAGATCGCTGCGGGTCTGCCTCGGTTGCCGGCCACCGGCGTCGTCGATGTGTTGCTGCGCCGGCCGCCCCGGACCCGCAGCGGCGCACCCATCCCCCACGATGACCGACGCGTCGAGGAGCAAATCACCGCGGCGCTGTTGGATCTGGACTCGTCGTACCTGGCCGTGCACGGGCCGCCCGGCACCGGCAAGACCTACACCGCCGCTGCGGTGATCGCCCGGCTCGTCAACGAACATCGCTGGCGCGTCGGCGTGGTCGCCCAATCACATGCGGTGGTGGAGAATCTCTTTCGCGATATCGTCAAGGCCAGCGTGGATGCGGCGCGCGTCGCCAAGAAAGGCCGCAATGACGATCCGTGCTGGACCGAACTCGACGAGAAAGATTACCCGGCGTTCATCTCTGATCACCAGGGATGCGTCATCGGCGGCACGGCATGGGATTTCGCCAACGCGGCGCGGGTGCCCCCGGGCGGCCTGGATCTGCTCGTCGTCGAAGAGGCCGGCCAGTACAGCCTCGCCAATACCATCGCCGTAGCACCGGCCGCAGCCAATCTGCTGCTGCTGGGTGACCCGCAGCAGCTGCCGCAAGTCAGTGCGGGCACGCACCCCGAGCCGGTCGATACCTCGGCGTTGGGCTGGCTGGTGGGCGATCACCACACCCTGCCCACCGAACTGGGCTATTTCCTGGACCGCTCGTATCGCATGCATCCCACGGTGTGTGCAGCCGTGTCGCGGTTGTCCTACGCCGGTCGGCTGTATTCGGTGGACACGATGACCGGGGCCCGCCGGCTCGACGGCTGCGAGCCCGGAGTGCGGCTGCTGACCATTGAGCACGACGGCAACGCCACCGACAGCCCGGAAGAGGCCGGTGCCATCGTCACCGAGGTCGGCCGGCTGCTCGGCTCGACATGGACCGACGAGAACGGCAGCGGTCCGTTGACGCAAGAGCAGGTGCTGGTCGTGACGCCGTACAACGCCCAGGTGGTGATGCTGCGCCGGCAGCTGGATGCCGCCGGGCTGACCGAGGTGCGGGCCGGCACGGTGGACAAGTTCCAGGGCCAGCAGGCACCGGTGGTGTTCATCTCCATGGTCGCGTCGTCGATCGATGACGTTCCCCGCGGAATCTCGTTCCTGCTCAACCGCAATCGACTCAACGTAGCAGTGAGCCGGGCCAAGTACACCGCTGTGATCGTGCGTTCCGCGGCGCTCACCGACTATCTGCCGGCCACCCCGGCAGGCATCGTCGAGCTGGGCGCGTTCCTGGCGCTCGGCGAGCGCTAA
- a CDS encoding LppP/LprE family lipoprotein produces the protein MISAAVLVVAGCGSGDSTVSKTPEPSANPAPTTAPATTTEAPPTPTVAAPDPCAVNLAAPEIARAVSELPRDPRSNQAWSPEPLAGNYNECAPLSAVIVRANTNAPNPNTRAVLFHLGKFIPTGVPDTYGFNGIDKTTSTGDTVALQYSGGFHGLASVVKFRWNGNGVELMGNT, from the coding sequence ATGATCTCGGCGGCTGTGCTCGTGGTGGCGGGATGCGGTTCGGGGGATTCCACCGTCTCCAAAACACCGGAACCGTCCGCGAATCCGGCCCCGACAACCGCCCCGGCGACCACGACTGAAGCACCGCCGACGCCGACGGTCGCAGCCCCGGATCCGTGCGCGGTCAACCTCGCTGCGCCCGAGATCGCCCGGGCCGTATCCGAACTCCCCCGCGATCCGCGCAGCAATCAGGCCTGGAGCCCTGAGCCGCTGGCCGGCAACTACAACGAATGCGCGCCGTTGTCGGCCGTCATCGTGCGGGCCAACACCAACGCGCCCAATCCGAACACCCGCGCCGTGCTGTTCCACCTCGGCAAGTTCATCCCGACCGGGGTCCCCGACACCTACGGGTTCAACGGCATCGACAAGACCACCAGCACCGGCGACACCGTCGCCCTGCAGTACTCGGGCGGTTTCCATGGGCTGGCCAGCGTCGTGAAGTTCCGGTGGAACGGCAACGGCGTGGAGTTGATGGGCAACACCTGA